A stretch of DNA from Ricinus communis isolate WT05 ecotype wild-type chromosome 4, ASM1957865v1, whole genome shotgun sequence:
attagtatatcattgttaatttaatattattgtattaataatacACAGAAAAAACTAAGTTGGTCAACTTTATGGGTTTGAACCGATTTGCATGATAGATTTCATTTGACAACTTTTCaaagatattttaaagttaataaaaatattatttttattatataaatttttatataaaattatttataaatttacattgTAGTTATTTTTgcattatttaaaaatttaaaattaacaaaactaaaaattgtatttataatattttaatataataaaaataaataatattttttaaaaataaaaataacatggatatttctcatatttttcaaACCTTAACCAGCCAGCCTGCCGTTACAAAATATGGATCAGTTCATGAACTGTTCCGGTTGAACCCGGTCCGTAGCCAGGTGTACACTCATGACCTGTGTAGAGAACTAATTTGACCAGATTATCAAAGTGAATCACGACCAGAATCCAGGCAGCCAACAGCTTAACTTCTACGCGGATGGGCGCACGCGCTCCTGTCTTATCATTGACGCCGTCTGTGTCCCCAAAACCGAAAAAGAAAGCATGCGACACGCTATTCGCTTCTATTATTATTCCAAAAAGCAGACCATATAAAACGACACCGTAAAAATCCAGGACCGATTCCTATCCACGAATAAACTATTATAATTTCCATTTTCGAAAGAAGTATCGATTCGGCGAAACAATTGGGTATTGACGTAGAGGAAACGCCAAGTGAGGGGACCACCAAATAGGAAAGAATAATATGTTTTAATAACCCAAATCGGAGGGTGGAAACCATCGAACCAATTCAATTATAAAGAGTCATCACCGCACCTAATCACACTGATTATTCTCTCCGCGTCTTctcctcttctctttctcGATCTCAAACAATCTCCCAACCCTCTCAGGAACTACCAATCACACACGCTCATAAGGGAGGATCAGCGATTGCCAggtaatatatatgtattatatgTACTTGCCTGTTTGCCTTTTATTTGTATGTTTTGTGCGTGCTCGcgttttgtttgtttgatttgttattattgatgTTTGATCTGAAGAGATAATTAATCGCAGACTGATAGATGGCATCCAAACGGATCTTGAAGGAGCTCAAGGATTTACAGAAGGATCCTCCCACATCGTGCAGCGCTGGTATGCTTTTCTCTGGTTTCtctgttataattttattcttcgACTTTAACTTGATCTCTCCTGTTATCACCTTATTCGATTTTAGAGTTATAAGTCTGTGCTTGGCTTTTgggatttcttttattataattttaaattttatttgttttaaatttatttagctCTCTTGCAACATCATGCTAAAAGTTGATCTGGAGAAGAGTGCAAAATTTGGGTTGTGTTTATGTTATGATGCTTGTTGCTTTGTAGGGAAATTATGATGGCTTTGTAGTTAATCATGATTGAGAAATTAGTCTGGCTTTGATGGGCTTGTTATGTTATTATAACACGGAAAAGATATTGAAAGTAACTATACCAACTGTTCTGGTCAATCATAAGCTGATTGCTTAGCTTCATGTTTCACATATTGGGATAATGTTCTAGCAAGGCCCCAAATTAGCAATCCATTATGAATCAAGTAAAATTCAAATCTGTCCTTCCGAGTTTACAATGCCATAGGACATATGGAGTGGATATAGGTAtggttattaaaatataagtcaGTTATCGGTTTTGATTGTTCAATTTGATactcaatttcaattttttatttggattGAGCATAGGTATGGTTATCAATATGCAAGTCAGtttactcttttattttttatatgtagtctttcttcttttggacctGGCTTCAATTTTTGAAGTGTACATGCTTAAAACTTTATATCTAGTTGTGCTATTGATTGACTTGGttgcttcttttaatgttttagGTCCCGTTGCTGAAGACATGTTTCATTGGCAAGCAACAATCATGGGACCTCCAGACAGTCCGTATGCAGGAGGTGTTTTTCTAGTTACTATTCATTTTCCTCCAGATTATCCATTTAAGCCTCCGAAGGTATTGTATCTTGTTTGCATATAATCTGTGTTCCTGTCTTTTGAATCTTTTATAGCTGCTATGCTTTAAACTTCTGCCCATTTTTATCTACATAAATTGTCTGAATCCATAGCGCTTTTGCCCATCATTCATATACAACTCAAGGAGTGAGATAATCTTGTGCCATCAATGAAGTTTGTCCAtctctaatatattttagttttatttgtaGTAGTGTTAAAGTAGAATGTCTTTTCATGTTTGGAAGGCTTGTAGCATTCTAGGGgtaatataagttatattttagaCTTTGGTGGTGTCTTTTATTGAAGGTCTGAAGGTCAAAATAGGAAAGGTGTATATTGTATATAATGTTGTTGAGATGTCTGAAAATTGTAAAGTACTTTATTCTGCTACCCTACTTTATCCTCCTGAAATAAGACTAAACAAGCTCTTCGTTTACTTTATTCTGAGAATTTCTTTCTATAAACGGAGCTTAGGACTAATTACGGAATGGAAACTGCTGAGTACAGGCTGAGTAATTTGGCTTGTATCTGCGCAGAGAAACCTAGCACCATGCCTCTATTGCCTTTCCTGCAGGCTGTAAAATTCTCTAATATGCATATACTATTTACAAATCGTCGCACATGTGTGCTATACGTCTGCTGCAGTCCAGTGCAGCTTGCTTTATGTGTGTGGTTGTGCATTTAtgtttcattaattttatacgGGTGTATCTTGTAGGTGGCTTTTAGAACAAAGGTATTCCATCCAAATATAAATAGCAATGGCAGCATTTGCCTCGATATCTTGAAGGAGCAATGGAGCCCTGCTCTAACCATATCCAAGGTACTTACTAATCCATAATTCTGAAAGTACTTAAATCTTACCAGAAGAAATCATTCATCTATTTCTTATTGATATGTTCTTTCTGTTACTGTTGAATTGTCAAGTAATCACACAGTCATTAAAAATCGCAGATATAGTTCTAGTGCCCTTTCCCTTCTGAATGTTTTTGTGATTGGACAAGAAAGGTGGCTTGACAAGCCCTTTGACGCTCTGCTAGTGTTCCttgaaaaagttaaaatggAAGCTACCCGTTAGGAGAGAAATTGACCTTTTCTGAATAATATGATAAAGAGCTTCTTTAGTATCCGTGCTTGGTGATAATACCAGATATGTTGCACGATAATCATCACAAACTGAGTTTTACTTTTCACCCTTTAAAATCCagttaatttttcaatttggaGAATTGTGGCTTACTTTCACTTGATGTGGATGTTGATTTTCCTGTTGACTGGTTGACTTTTAAGTGGTTATATGTCATTTTGGTAAAGATCTTGTTTTCATTCTACAGGTGTTACTTTCAATCTGTTCTTTGTTGACGGATCCAAACCCTGATGATCCATTGGTGCCAGAGATTGCTCACATGTACAAGACAGACAGGAATAAGTATGAAACAACTGCAAGAAGCTGGACCCAGAAGTATGCCATGGGCTAACGATCTGTGTGTGCAAGACAAAGGGTCttctaatcattttttttcttaaatttctcAGTCATGTGTATCAATGTTTGTCTTGTCTCTCCAATCTAAATGGACTAAAGAGGTCCATAACAACACCCTAgttaaaaaagagaaacataTATGTTTGTTTCAATTGATGTATGGATAATGTTATGCTGGAACTGTTCAAATGTATCCCAAATTCAATGTCAACCTGCGTTGCCTATAAATTCTAGTTTGTGTCGCTGGTTATTGTTGCCTTCACTACTTTCACAGGTTATTTCTACTGGCTAGAATATCTGGTTTAGTTAGGTGTCTAATGGTATTTGTTGTCGAAACAGGAGGCAATGTCCTGCTACGAGATCAAATTCTCAAATCAGGTGGCTGATAAAACTGCTGACAGGCTGCAAGTTTAGACCAGCTTAGATTCTAGGGAGAGACATGtaggaatttttattttttttaaaaaaaaaagaaaggaaaaaatcTCGAGGGATTGCTATCTTTAACTACTTGGAACTTTACTTGATATGGGGATGTCCAACGCTGTATCAGTTAACTGGGCGCAAGCCTCAGCAGTGGAGTGAATTGTTACGGCCTCCTAGTCGCTCTGATGAGCAGTAGTAGAACGAACGCTTCTGGTTCAATTGCCAGTTTCCTGGAGCTATAGTAAGGTAAACAGTTTTGGTAAGAGAAACCTCTGCATCCTTTAAGTTGTTCCTTGTTCAATCCTAACTTCTTTTCCTAGCCTAAATTGTATAGATAGCCTAGTTCCGTGTGGCTGCTCTTAGTTCTCATATTTTGTTGGTTGAAATTTAACTCTAGATGTCCTAGGTTTATCCTGAGCTTCAATCAATGCTTCTTTGAACACAATGACAAGTGACAACTCTGCATCGTTATGAGTCTTGAGGATTATTACTTCCTTTCATTAGTAGCCTATGTCTGCAATTAGGAAGGAGATTTTTTCGCTTAACAGAATATGAGGATTATTACCTCCTTTCATTAGTAACTGTGCATGTACTTGTAAGTTGCTCATTTGCCAGAGAGTGCTGGGTGTTGTCTAACTTGAGAAACATTGATGAGAATGCAGCCAGTATATCTGATTGGTGCTATAATTCTTTTGATGATTTGCTGGGTGTGTGGTGGAACAGAAATGATGTTCCACTGTGATCTTGTTGAACCTAGCCGGTAGGATCCTCTTTGAACGGGAACACGCTCATGAGcctaataaatttgatttagatCCTGCTTTGCTGTTTAATGGAGCAGTGGCTTGGATAAAACCTCCTCAGAATGTTCTTAAGGTCAATGTTGAGCGTGACTGTATGGTTGGCTGGGGTTGCATTGTTCGGGACTGTTCTGGAATCATGATTCGAGGATTCTCTAAAGCCGTGATTGGATCTTTCACAGTTAAAGAAGCGGAGGCAATGGGGTTCGAGAGGCTTTGAGTTTGCTAAAGGACACGCATCGGGGGAGATTGCAGGTTGAAATGGATGCTCAGGTTGTTTACACTGCACTACTATCTCATACCAACGATGCTACTGCTTTGGAATTGATGATAGATGATTGCAGAAGTCTTGTTTCTTGTTTTCCAGAATGTAATTTCTGTTTTGTGAGGCCTTCGGCGAATCTAACTGCACATAGACTTGCTCGTGTGGCTAGATCTATGAGTGGGAGTCTGTTCCCTCCTCCTCATTTGATTTATTGAATTCTATCTTAATATACTCTACTGGATctctaaaagaaaagaaaaaaacatttGGGTATTCCTGGGGAACAAAAACCAAGTTCTGAGCTTTTCTGAAAGTATAGCCCAAGCCTCAATTCTGCTTCGGTGTTGTACAGCAAGAAATTCGCTCGGTACAAATTCTGAAATGAAGAAGTGTTTGGGCTTTGAGAAGTTGGACCAGATGATACTGGAATACGAAGGACATAAAAGGGAGGCTAAGAGTTATATAACACGCCGCAATTGTACTGATTGTAAAACTGTTTGGTATGACTTCCATCTCTGCTGTTCTGTTTGTAGTATGTTTTCAAAACTCATAGAAACCGTTAaagtgttttcttttcctgattttctcttttaaaaataaacattactgaatttgaaaaaaggaAACACATTTATGAGTTTCAAATATAGAAGAAATAACCATGATAATATCTGCAGCTTGTAAAAGATGTATAAAAAAGCTTGAGTCTTGACATTTCGGGTATTAGacattgaaaaatagaaataagcTAAATATAGGCATCTTATGTTCAAAGTCAAACTTCACTCCACTCCCCAAGTTAGCTAGAGCTtgctactttctttctttttattattatttgaaaaaaaaaaaaaaaaagtatagtGACCCTACAAGCTTCATAAAGGCTCACAACTagcttattaaatattattgtcgCAAGCTTCCTagtctaaatatataaataggtacatacatacatacatacatacatatttACAGTTTAAAATCCaaatatgagaagaaaagaGTCGTTAACTTTTGTCATTAGATGTTTCTAGGActaattaatgatttattcCATGAATATTTTGGATAGTGCACAAGCGAAATTAAAGAATGACGAGatgtttctttcatttttagacCCACACATTACATTAAAATCTTCGGAATGAAGAATTATGAATGTTTTATTGAAC
This window harbors:
- the LOC8277046 gene encoding ubiquitin-conjugating enzyme E2 10, with the translated sequence MASKRILKELKDLQKDPPTSCSAGPVAEDMFHWQATIMGPPDSPYAGGVFLVTIHFPPDYPFKPPKVAFRTKVFHPNINSNGSICLDILKEQWSPALTISKVLLSICSLLTDPNPDDPLVPEIAHMYKTDRNKYETTARSWTQKYAMG